A DNA window from Halorubrum sp. DM2 contains the following coding sequences:
- a CDS encoding UDP-glucuronic acid decarboxylase family protein has product MSRILVTGAAGFLGSFLCDRLLADGHEVIGMDNQVSGRTENLDDAFYHDDFSYYEHDVTEFIHVSGELDAVLHLASLASPVFYRDHPIKTLKVGALGTHKTLGLAKEKDATYLFTSTSEVYGDPEVNPQPESYRGNVDSYGPRSCYDESKRYGESLVRAYRDQHDLDVRVARIFNTYGPRMRLDDGRVIPNFMKQALTGEDLTVYGDGEQTRSFCYVSDMIDGLVALLESDVQEPVNIGNPDERTINELAEVVREVTESESGITHKELPPQDPQVRRPDITKAREELEWEPTVDLRDGLRRSVPYFTE; this is encoded by the coding sequence ATGAGCCGGATCCTCGTCACTGGGGCTGCGGGCTTTCTCGGGTCGTTCCTCTGTGACCGGCTGCTGGCGGACGGCCACGAGGTCATCGGCATGGACAATCAGGTGAGCGGACGGACGGAGAACCTCGACGACGCGTTCTATCACGACGATTTTTCGTATTACGAACACGACGTGACGGAGTTCATCCACGTCTCCGGCGAGTTGGACGCGGTGCTACACTTAGCGAGTCTCGCGTCGCCGGTGTTCTACCGGGATCACCCGATCAAGACGCTGAAGGTCGGCGCGCTCGGCACGCACAAGACGCTCGGGCTGGCGAAAGAGAAGGACGCGACGTACCTGTTCACCTCGACGAGCGAAGTGTACGGTGACCCCGAAGTGAACCCGCAGCCGGAGTCGTATCGCGGGAACGTGGATTCGTACGGGCCGCGGTCGTGTTACGACGAGTCGAAACGCTACGGGGAATCGCTGGTGCGGGCGTATCGGGATCAACACGACCTGGACGTGCGCGTCGCCCGGATTTTCAACACGTACGGGCCCCGGATGCGGTTGGATGACGGGCGTGTGATCCCGAACTTCATGAAACAGGCGCTAACTGGGGAGGATCTGACCGTGTACGGTGACGGAGAGCAGACGCGGAGCTTCTGTTACGTCTCGGATATGATCGACGGGCTGGTGGCGCTGTTGGAGTCCGACGTACAGGAGCCAGTGAATATCGGGAACCCCGACGAGCGAACGATCAACGAACTCGCGGAAGTCGTGCGTGAGGTGACCGAGAGCGAGAGCGGGATCACCCACAAGGAGTTGCCGCCACAGGATCCGCAGGTTCGCCGACCGGATATTACGAAAGCGCGTGAGGAGTTGGAGTGGGAACCGACGGTAGACCTTCGAGACGGGCTTCGACGTTCCGTTCCATACTTTACGGAATAG
- a CDS encoding glycosyltransferase family 4 protein, whose product MRILYTVNEFPKLSESFVINELYELKQRGHDIVVFSFTRPDEEVTHEEISGMDISVYYAKQPSLTSLPELFSKSVLNPKVLRHAAFFEGPLHHAYYLHFGKQIIEVINKEEEIDLIHAHFAAPNRLACTYAAVYYEIPCTVTAHAYEIFSPPSLKRLQRVCSRFDHVIVPSEYNKRYLSEEIGVETDMTVVPATTSVDKFEPSDGCVSGRLLTVARLVEKKGYEYAIDAVTELIDRGYDVEYHIVGTGEREETLRSRVREHGIEDYVKFLGHVSDERLETELHEAELFVLPCVIASDGDRDVAPVALKEAMATQTACVSTSISAIPELITDGHDGILVEPNDSEALVDALSSLLDDQNRRKEIAANGRKTVESKFDISQAVDELVSVFQSCIQSHNGHGTRVVDGD is encoded by the coding sequence ATGCGAATTCTGTATACTGTTAATGAGTTCCCAAAACTCTCTGAGAGCTTCGTTATTAACGAATTGTACGAGCTCAAACAACGAGGACACGACATCGTGGTTTTCTCGTTTACTCGCCCAGACGAAGAAGTTACACACGAAGAGATATCAGGAATGGATATTTCGGTATATTATGCAAAGCAGCCATCTCTTACTTCGCTACCAGAGCTATTCTCTAAGTCGGTTTTAAATCCCAAGGTTCTTCGCCACGCAGCCTTCTTTGAGGGACCTCTCCATCATGCATATTACTTGCACTTTGGAAAGCAGATAATAGAGGTGATAAACAAAGAAGAAGAGATAGATTTGATTCACGCGCACTTTGCAGCACCGAATCGACTCGCATGTACTTACGCCGCTGTATATTACGAAATACCTTGTACAGTTACCGCACACGCTTACGAGATCTTCTCTCCCCCGAGTCTCAAACGATTACAACGCGTCTGTTCCCGCTTTGACCATGTAATCGTCCCGTCGGAGTACAACAAACGATATCTCTCCGAGGAAATCGGCGTCGAAACAGACATGACCGTGGTACCGGCCACTACGAGTGTCGACAAATTCGAGCCGTCCGATGGCTGCGTCTCCGGACGCCTCCTCACGGTTGCGCGACTCGTCGAGAAGAAAGGGTACGAGTACGCAATCGACGCAGTCACCGAGCTCATCGACCGAGGTTACGACGTAGAGTACCACATCGTCGGTACTGGCGAACGCGAGGAGACTCTCCGCAGCCGGGTTCGTGAACACGGAATCGAAGACTATGTCAAGTTCTTGGGGCACGTCTCAGACGAGCGGCTGGAGACCGAACTACATGAGGCGGAACTGTTCGTGCTTCCATGCGTCATCGCTTCGGACGGCGATCGAGATGTCGCACCCGTCGCGTTGAAAGAGGCGATGGCCACCCAAACCGCGTGTGTCTCCACGTCGATCTCGGCCATTCCGGAGTTGATCACGGACGGACACGACGGGATTCTGGTTGAGCCGAATGACTCGGAAGCTCTCGTCGACGCGTTATCCTCTCTACTCGACGACCAGAATCGCCGGAAGGAGATCGCAGCCAACGGTCGTAAAACTGTGGAGTCCAAATTCGACATCTCACAGGCGGTCGACGAACTCGTGAGTGTCTTCCAGTCATGTATACAGTCCCACAATGGTCACGGGACGAGAGTCGTCGACGGCGACTAG
- a CDS encoding phosphoadenosine phosphosulfate reductase family protein, producing the protein MSEDFPASVDVDYADGEGEDPEDYPSIQHKIEKAVEVTRRGLEQYDNPAVMWTGGKDSTLTLYFINQVAEEYGYEKPTAVFIDHFQHFDSITDFVEHWADEWNIDLVYARNDDVGAYVDEHGLEPGDDIPVSELSEHNQHHIRDILEFEEDTFPFLLDTYVGNHLLKTVALNDALEEYDIDGVISGVRWDEQEARADETFFSPRHDPDLFPPHDRIQPILQFAEADVWDAFWNFVVPDTVEAFPDEGYVPQADDDLPEGVTQADVPISPKYFAGFRSLGSEVSTDKTTEEPAWLQDLEGTTERAGRAQDKEDLMERLRDLGYM; encoded by the coding sequence ATGAGCGAGGACTTCCCGGCGAGCGTCGACGTCGATTACGCCGACGGCGAGGGCGAGGACCCCGAGGACTACCCGTCGATCCAGCACAAAATCGAGAAGGCGGTCGAGGTCACCCGCCGCGGACTCGAACAGTACGACAATCCGGCGGTGATGTGGACCGGCGGCAAAGACTCCACGCTAACGCTGTACTTCATCAATCAGGTCGCCGAGGAGTACGGCTACGAGAAGCCGACCGCCGTCTTCATCGACCACTTCCAGCACTTCGATTCGATCACCGACTTCGTCGAACACTGGGCCGACGAGTGGAACATCGACCTGGTGTACGCCCGCAACGACGACGTGGGCGCGTACGTCGACGAACACGGCTTAGAGCCGGGCGACGACATTCCTGTTTCGGAACTCTCCGAGCACAACCAGCATCACATCCGCGACATCTTAGAGTTCGAGGAGGACACGTTCCCGTTCCTGTTGGACACGTACGTGGGCAACCACCTGCTGAAGACGGTCGCGCTCAACGACGCGTTAGAAGAGTACGACATCGACGGCGTCATCTCGGGGGTCCGCTGGGACGAACAGGAGGCCCGCGCCGACGAGACGTTCTTTTCGCCGCGCCACGACCCCGACCTGTTCCCGCCGCACGACCGCATCCAGCCCATCCTCCAGTTCGCCGAGGCCGACGTGTGGGACGCGTTCTGGAACTTCGTGGTACCCGACACGGTCGAGGCGTTCCCCGACGAGGGCTACGTCCCGCAAGCCGACGACGACCTCCCCGAGGGCGTCACCCAAGCGGACGTGCCCATCTCGCCGAAGTACTTCGCCGGCTTCCGCTCGCTCGGCAGCGAAGTGAGTACTGATAAGACGACCGAAGAGCCCGCGTGGCTCCAAGACCTCGAAGGAACGACCGAACGCGCCGGCCGCGCCCAGGACAAAGAAGACCTGATGGAACGGCTTCGCGACCTCGGCTACATGTGA
- a CDS encoding metal-dependent hydrolase, with protein MFPIEHCIVAVIPIIAYVLVRDRDVPTGGFLAIVFVGSQLPDLVDKPLAHQFGLIPSGRVFVHSLPVAVPILCLAGWYAWRTDRLRAGGAFAFAYLSHIVADNRRVLSLPNPTLSDDMLWPFRPATPRPDVPYWAGEASINVRLWTLFSAVVLAITVYYLYRDINEQLRSSAT; from the coding sequence ATGTTTCCGATCGAGCATTGTATCGTTGCGGTCATCCCGATCATCGCGTACGTCCTCGTTCGCGACCGAGACGTTCCGACGGGAGGATTTCTCGCGATCGTGTTCGTCGGGAGCCAGCTGCCGGACCTCGTCGACAAGCCGCTCGCCCACCAGTTCGGTCTGATCCCGAGCGGCCGCGTCTTCGTCCACTCGCTGCCGGTCGCGGTTCCGATCCTCTGTCTCGCAGGATGGTACGCGTGGCGAACCGACCGGCTCCGAGCGGGCGGCGCGTTCGCGTTCGCGTACCTCTCGCATATCGTCGCGGACAACCGTCGGGTACTGTCACTACCGAACCCGACGCTGTCTGACGACATGCTGTGGCCGTTTCGGCCGGCGACCCCGCGGCCGGACGTTCCCTACTGGGCCGGCGAAGCGTCGATCAATGTCCGGCTGTGGACGCTGTTCTCCGCGGTCGTACTAGCGATCACCGTGTACTACCTCTATCGGGACATCAACGAGCAACTCCGGTCTAGCGCAACTTGA
- the galU gene encoding UTP--glucose-1-phosphate uridylyltransferase GalU — MEVTKAVIPAAGFGTRFLPVTKAQPKEMMPVLDKPTIQYVVEEAVEAGIDDILIITGRGKQAIERHFDKSYELEEALEADGKLDRLDRVQEIADLADIHYVRQKERDGLGDAVRYARKHVGDEPFALLLGDTIIENDTPCTETLIDEAEAHETSVLSLERVPWEQVPSYGVADTGDVESSAGSFPVNDFVEKPPQDEAPSNLAITGRYVLTSEIFELLESTEKGVGGELQLTDALRELDDVRGVELDGDRYDIGNIPSWLRANIEMSLHHNDGEINEAVEALLREQSL; from the coding sequence ATGGAGGTCACCAAAGCAGTCATCCCTGCGGCCGGGTTCGGGACGCGATTCCTGCCCGTCACGAAGGCCCAGCCGAAGGAGATGATGCCCGTTCTCGACAAGCCGACGATCCAGTACGTCGTCGAAGAGGCCGTCGAGGCCGGCATCGACGACATCCTCATCATCACCGGGCGGGGCAAACAGGCGATCGAGCGTCACTTCGACAAGTCCTACGAACTCGAAGAGGCGCTCGAAGCCGACGGCAAACTCGATCGGCTCGACCGCGTTCAGGAGATCGCCGACCTGGCGGACATCCATTACGTCCGACAGAAGGAACGCGACGGACTGGGTGATGCGGTCCGATACGCGCGCAAGCACGTCGGTGACGAACCGTTCGCGCTCTTGCTCGGGGACACTATCATCGAGAACGACACGCCGTGTACGGAGACGCTCATCGACGAGGCGGAGGCTCACGAGACCTCGGTGCTCTCCTTGGAACGCGTGCCCTGGGAGCAGGTCCCGTCGTACGGCGTTGCGGACACCGGTGACGTGGAGTCAAGTGCCGGAAGCTTCCCGGTCAACGACTTCGTCGAGAAACCGCCACAGGACGAGGCCCCGTCGAACCTCGCGATCACCGGTCGATACGTGCTCACGTCGGAGATCTTCGAGCTGCTCGAATCGACGGAGAAGGGCGTGGGCGGCGAACTCCAGCTGACGGACGCGCTCCGAGAGCTCGACGACGTACGGGGTGTGGAACTCGACGGCGACCGCTACGACATCGGGAACATCCCGAGCTGGCTGCGGGCGAACATCGAGATGTCGCTCCACCATAACGACGGCGAGATCAACGAGGCCGTGGAGGCACTCCTCAGAGAGCAGTCGCTATGA
- a CDS encoding orc1/cdc6 family replication initiation protein translates to MADFSFTPNDAIFENREALLEEWTPDSLVGRDEELTRYHAALQPVINNETPSNVFLYGKSGVGKTAATRYLLRTLEGDATDVPELELTTIEVNCDGLNTSYQVAVKLVNELREPGRQISNTGYPQASVYEFLFDELDTCGGTVLIVLDEVDHIGDDSLLYKLPRARSNGDISDAKLGVIGISNDLDFRTQLSSKVRSSLCEKEVSFSAYDADELRLVLEQRERVAFQDGVLEDGVIAMCAAYGAKDSGDARKALDLLLEAGDVARESGSDVVTEAHVQKARERVQMDQVVEGIQNYSEHGKLVLYALTLLHERDETPARTREVVETYREVAHSEGVSPVSERSVRDYLGELAQLGITSSTEHNRGKGGGKYNEHRLTQSVSAVRSGLSTLLESA, encoded by the coding sequence ATGGCCGACTTCTCGTTCACTCCGAACGACGCTATCTTCGAAAATCGGGAGGCGCTCCTCGAAGAGTGGACGCCGGACAGCCTTGTCGGGCGGGACGAGGAGCTCACCCGATACCACGCCGCTCTCCAACCCGTCATCAACAACGAGACTCCCTCGAACGTCTTTCTCTACGGAAAAAGCGGGGTGGGAAAGACTGCGGCCACGCGCTATCTTCTCCGCACGCTCGAAGGGGACGCAACCGACGTGCCGGAACTCGAACTCACGACGATCGAGGTCAACTGCGACGGCCTGAACACGTCCTATCAGGTGGCCGTAAAACTCGTTAATGAACTCCGGGAGCCGGGACGGCAGATCTCCAACACGGGGTATCCACAGGCGAGTGTGTATGAGTTCCTCTTCGACGAACTCGACACGTGTGGGGGAACGGTTCTCATCGTCCTCGACGAAGTCGATCACATTGGTGACGATTCGTTGCTGTACAAACTGCCGCGTGCTCGCTCGAACGGCGACATCAGCGACGCGAAGCTCGGCGTCATCGGCATCTCGAACGATCTGGACTTCCGGACGCAGCTGTCCTCGAAGGTTCGATCGTCGCTTTGTGAGAAGGAGGTGTCGTTCAGCGCGTACGACGCCGACGAGCTCCGACTCGTCCTCGAACAACGCGAGCGGGTCGCGTTTCAGGACGGCGTTCTCGAAGACGGAGTTATCGCGATGTGTGCAGCGTACGGCGCAAAGGACTCCGGTGACGCACGGAAGGCGTTGGATCTCCTCTTGGAGGCCGGAGACGTTGCACGCGAGAGCGGGTCGGACGTCGTGACCGAGGCGCACGTTCAGAAGGCCCGTGAGCGCGTGCAGATGGATCAAGTGGTAGAGGGCATCCAGAACTACTCCGAGCACGGGAAGCTCGTGTTGTACGCACTCACGCTACTCCACGAACGTGATGAGACGCCAGCACGGACGCGCGAAGTCGTTGAGACGTACCGGGAGGTGGCTCACTCGGAGGGGGTGAGTCCGGTGTCGGAGCGCTCGGTACGTGACTATCTCGGCGAGTTGGCGCAGCTGGGAATCACGAGTTCGACGGAACACAACCGCGGGAAAGGCGGCGGAAAGTACAACGAACACCGGTTGACACAGTCCGTTTCGGCAGTTCGGAGTGGGTTATCGACGTTGTTGGAGTCGGCTTAA
- a CDS encoding glycosyltransferase family 4 protein: MDVGIITPRYPPNTRGGGEVSAKLLAEQLLEELDYTTTVHSFDGNSRETVNGVNVIRHGNLPQIPELASILSVMKISDIEDHDILHGYNMELHPLVGFLSKMTSKPTVAHLNSYTYIDKRDIGMDLHGKEKAYNNILRPVSSPIIFKFISYIDELVAISDTINQIYSPHVGTNISTVSNMVDPSFTPDKIDTKMSETPKILYVGSVNNHKGVGSLLNAVEYVDREVELIIVGGGNKLNEVRKEASSMNDIDTRIVGHVEYSQVAQYYSESDIFVHPGKWPEPFGRTILEAMQYGLTVVSTNIGGPSEVIEDSRLLAEPGEPKNIANAIDYAIENRKRIGRQQHNRVVQKYSPSSVLSDLEDIYNRA, from the coding sequence ATGGATGTAGGTATCATAACCCCAAGATATCCGCCTAATACCAGAGGAGGTGGAGAAGTGAGTGCTAAACTTCTTGCTGAACAGTTATTAGAAGAATTAGATTATACGACTACAGTACACTCATTTGATGGGAATAGCAGGGAGACAGTGAATGGCGTAAATGTGATACGTCACGGGAATCTTCCTCAGATCCCGGAACTAGCGTCTATCTTGTCAGTTATGAAAATATCAGATATAGAGGATCATGACATCCTCCATGGGTATAATATGGAATTACATCCTCTGGTTGGTTTTCTATCTAAGATGACATCGAAACCAACTGTCGCCCACTTAAACTCATATACATATATTGATAAACGAGATATTGGGATGGACCTTCATGGGAAAGAAAAAGCATATAATAACATACTTCGGCCGGTTTCATCACCAATTATCTTTAAATTTATCTCATATATTGATGAACTGGTTGCAATTAGTGATACTATAAACCAGATCTACTCTCCCCATGTGGGAACTAATATATCAACAGTCAGCAATATGGTTGATCCTTCTTTCACCCCTGATAAAATAGATACCAAGATGTCAGAGACACCTAAAATTCTCTATGTAGGCTCGGTAAATAATCATAAAGGTGTCGGATCTCTTTTGAATGCGGTTGAATATGTTGACCGAGAAGTCGAGCTGATCATTGTAGGTGGCGGAAACAAACTCAATGAAGTCAGAAAAGAGGCTTCAAGCATGAATGATATTGATACACGTATAGTTGGTCATGTTGAATATAGTCAAGTTGCTCAATATTATTCGGAGTCAGATATATTTGTTCACCCCGGCAAGTGGCCAGAACCTTTTGGTCGGACAATCTTAGAAGCTATGCAATATGGACTAACAGTAGTTTCAACAAATATCGGCGGTCCTTCTGAAGTTATAGAGGATAGCAGATTACTTGCTGAGCCAGGAGAGCCAAAAAACATTGCTAATGCGATCGATTACGCGATTGAAAACAGAAAAAGAATTGGGAGACAACAACATAATCGAGTTGTCCAAAAGTACTCGCCAAGTAGTGTTCTGTCAGATTTAGAAGACATATATAACCGGGCTTGA
- a CDS encoding NUDIX hydrolase → MTDTPLRATVTQRGVVVTPDEHVLVVQRASDGGWELPGGRVDRREDATAGLVRELREETSLDPEVVAPVDTVTWVNDDDNGRFAVYYYCRGSRQPVSLSPEHDTAAWRPAAAATERLSDPQTAAVEAAVTRHRRAVDRGSAAAPSSGRERGERS, encoded by the coding sequence ATGACTGACACACCGCTCCGAGCGACGGTCACCCAGCGTGGCGTCGTCGTCACGCCGGACGAGCACGTCCTCGTCGTCCAACGGGCGTCAGACGGCGGGTGGGAGCTTCCGGGTGGTCGAGTCGATCGCCGGGAGGATGCCACTGCGGGGCTCGTGCGCGAACTGCGCGAGGAGACGTCACTCGACCCGGAGGTCGTCGCGCCGGTGGACACCGTCACGTGGGTGAACGACGACGATAACGGCCGGTTTGCGGTGTACTACTACTGTCGCGGCTCCCGGCAGCCGGTGTCGCTGTCGCCCGAACACGACACCGCCGCGTGGCGGCCGGCCGCGGCGGCCACGGAGCGGCTGAGCGACCCCCAGACCGCGGCCGTCGAGGCGGCGGTCACACGGCACCGACGCGCGGTCGACCGGGGGTCGGCCGCCGCTCCGTCCTCGGGGCGAGAGCGCGGTGAGCGCTCGTGA
- the aglF gene encoding UTP--glucose-1-phosphate uridylyltransferase AglF gives MQAVVLAAGEGTRLRPLTEDKPKGMVEVDGKPILTHCFEQLADLGADEFVVVVGYLKEAIIDHYGDEFDGIPITYAHQRDQQGLAHALLTVEEHVDDDFMLMLGDNVFQANLEDVVRRQREDRADAAFLVEEVDWEDASRYGVCDTNKYGEITDVVEKPDDPPSNLVMTGFYTFTPAIFHACHLVQPSNRGEYEISEAIDLLIQSGRTIDAIGLEGWRIDVGYPEDRDEAERRLQDEEVEA, from the coding sequence ATGCAAGCCGTCGTACTGGCCGCCGGCGAGGGGACACGGCTGCGCCCGCTCACGGAGGACAAACCGAAGGGGATGGTCGAGGTCGACGGGAAGCCCATCCTGACGCACTGTTTCGAGCAGCTCGCCGACCTCGGTGCCGACGAGTTCGTCGTCGTCGTGGGGTATCTCAAAGAGGCGATTATCGACCACTACGGCGACGAATTCGACGGCATTCCGATCACGTACGCCCACCAGCGCGACCAGCAGGGGTTGGCTCACGCGCTGTTGACCGTCGAAGAGCACGTCGACGACGACTTCATGCTCATGTTGGGCGACAACGTCTTCCAGGCGAACTTAGAGGACGTGGTGCGACGCCAGCGCGAGGACCGCGCGGACGCGGCGTTTCTCGTCGAGGAGGTCGACTGGGAGGACGCGTCGCGGTACGGGGTGTGTGACACGAACAAGTACGGCGAGATCACGGATGTGGTGGAGAAGCCCGACGACCCGCCGTCGAATCTGGTGATGACCGGCTTCTACACGTTCACGCCCGCGATCTTCCACGCGTGTCACCTCGTCCAACCGTCGAACCGTGGGGAGTACGAGATTTCGGAGGCGATCGACCTGTTGATTCAGAGCGGCCGAACGATCGACGCCATCGGACTGGAGGGCTGGCGGATCGACGTGGGGTATCCCGAGGACCGGGACGAGGCCGAGCGGCGGTTGCAGGACGAGGAGGTAGAGGCTTGA
- a CDS encoding NAD-dependent epimerase/dehydratase family protein, with protein sequence MNLADSRVLVTGGAGLVGSHLAASLLDRGATVRVADDLSKGTRDRVPDGAAFVEADLTDPADVARAVTDDLDIVFHFAAYTDTNYDDDRALFEDNTAMTYNVLERMREVGIDRFAFTSSSTVYGEAPRPTPEDYAPMEPISVYGSAKLADEALISTFAHSYGVQSWVFRFANIVGPRQRGNVIPDFIEKLDADPTELEILGDGRQEKSYMHVSECVDAIQHVVETADDDLNTYNLGTRTTTSVTRIADIVSEELGVDPEYSYTGGDRGWTGDVPKMRLSIEKLAALGWEPSIESDTAVRRAARQLIDEIVD encoded by the coding sequence ATGAACCTCGCTGATTCACGCGTCCTCGTGACCGGGGGTGCCGGCCTCGTCGGGAGTCACCTCGCCGCGAGCCTACTCGACCGCGGCGCGACCGTCCGCGTCGCCGACGACCTCTCGAAGGGGACCCGCGACCGCGTGCCCGACGGTGCCGCGTTCGTCGAGGCGGACCTGACCGACCCTGCGGATGTCGCCCGCGCGGTGACCGACGACCTCGATATCGTCTTCCACTTCGCGGCGTACACCGACACGAACTACGACGACGACCGCGCGCTGTTCGAGGACAACACCGCGATGACGTACAACGTGTTAGAGCGGATGCGCGAGGTCGGTATCGACCGCTTCGCGTTCACCTCCTCGTCGACGGTGTACGGCGAGGCCCCCCGGCCGACGCCCGAGGACTACGCGCCGATGGAACCCATCTCCGTGTACGGCTCCGCGAAGCTCGCGGACGAGGCGTTGATCTCGACGTTCGCGCACTCGTACGGCGTCCAGTCGTGGGTGTTCCGCTTCGCGAACATCGTCGGCCCGCGCCAGCGCGGGAACGTGATCCCCGACTTCATCGAGAAGCTTGACGCCGACCCGACCGAACTGGAGATCCTCGGCGACGGCCGACAAGAGAAGTCGTACATGCACGTCTCCGAGTGCGTCGATGCGATCCAGCACGTCGTCGAGACCGCGGACGACGACCTGAACACGTACAACCTCGGGACGCGGACGACCACCTCGGTGACCCGGATCGCGGACATCGTCAGCGAGGAGCTGGGCGTCGACCCCGAGTACAGCTACACCGGCGGCGACCGCGGCTGGACCGGCGACGTGCCGAAGATGCGGCTGTCGATCGAGAAGCTGGCCGCGCTCGGTTGGGAGCCCTCGATCGAGAGCGACACGGCCGTCCGACGTGCGGCGCGGCAGCTGATCGACGAGATCGTGGACTGA
- a CDS encoding flippase — translation MASLLRSILSIFSGKVVGILISLVFTPILVRIISQAQYGLYASVLAGFGIVTLLSKGGLFDATRKTVAEHIDNPTEISSVISTSLLLSVIYGLIATALVFLSLRLEIVPSRYTPYVWVLTGAILFTNVFAIVKGAFYGLQKESVGEVLNIARRLIYTAGALSLAYIGYDVVGVFAAYAFSFLLLSISGAVVLTRYSSFGLPGRDDLVTYGRGISTFGGYQLVGGLSAMLLYRTDILLVEFFKGGTFTALYQSAITPAEMIWFVPSAIQMAFLQHTASLWSSDQIDEINENIQTGVKYAVLSLTLFGVGLVVLAEPFLTAYFGPEYTDATTTLQVLVFGTFFFGITRVIVPVFQAAGWVRHTELITFGALILNVLLNVTLIPRYGIIGAGIATGLSYVAIFVGNVTLWKYSPFDIVPLRWAGKLAMTQGIFAVLFLGLVRFIDLSPWPSLLVFPLLGLVLFLGINITAGYVPTQPAQPYLKRAKRFLS, via the coding sequence ATGGCCTCACTTCTTCGGTCGATACTCTCTATCTTTTCAGGGAAAGTCGTCGGCATACTGATTAGCTTGGTGTTCACTCCGATTCTTGTCCGAATTATCTCTCAAGCGCAGTACGGCTTGTATGCAAGTGTATTGGCTGGATTTGGTATTGTAACGCTGCTCTCTAAAGGGGGGCTGTTTGACGCGACCCGGAAAACGGTCGCTGAACACATCGACAACCCAACTGAGATTTCGTCGGTCATCTCTACGTCGTTGCTCCTTAGCGTGATTTACGGGTTGATCGCCACTGCTCTCGTATTTCTGAGTCTCCGCTTGGAGATTGTCCCCTCCCGATACACGCCGTATGTCTGGGTACTCACCGGTGCGATACTCTTCACGAACGTCTTCGCGATCGTCAAAGGAGCCTTCTACGGCCTCCAGAAAGAGTCAGTCGGTGAAGTCCTAAACATCGCACGCCGGCTGATATACACGGCTGGCGCGTTGTCACTCGCATACATTGGGTACGACGTGGTAGGTGTGTTCGCCGCGTACGCGTTCTCATTTTTGCTTCTTAGTATATCGGGAGCCGTCGTACTGACGAGATATTCCTCATTTGGATTACCGGGACGAGACGATCTTGTAACATATGGTCGGGGGATTTCGACTTTTGGTGGGTATCAATTGGTTGGCGGACTGAGTGCGATGTTGCTGTACCGAACTGACATCCTTCTCGTTGAGTTCTTCAAAGGGGGGACGTTTACCGCCCTCTATCAAAGTGCAATAACCCCCGCTGAGATGATCTGGTTCGTCCCGTCCGCGATACAGATGGCGTTCCTCCAGCACACGGCGAGCCTCTGGAGCTCCGATCAGATCGACGAAATCAATGAGAATATACAAACGGGAGTCAAATATGCCGTCCTCTCGTTGACACTCTTCGGTGTCGGCTTGGTGGTCCTCGCAGAGCCATTCCTAACTGCTTATTTCGGCCCGGAATACACGGATGCGACTACAACGCTCCAGGTACTTGTCTTCGGGACGTTCTTTTTCGGTATTACTAGAGTCATCGTTCCTGTGTTCCAAGCAGCAGGCTGGGTACGACATACGGAACTCATTACGTTTGGTGCGCTCATTCTTAACGTCCTCTTGAACGTTACCCTCATCCCTCGATACGGTATTATCGGGGCCGGAATCGCGACTGGACTGTCTTACGTCGCCATATTCGTCGGGAATGTCACGCTCTGGAAGTACTCTCCATTCGACATCGTTCCGCTGAGGTGGGCCGGCAAGCTCGCAATGACGCAAGGGATCTTCGCTGTTCTCTTTCTCGGTCTCGTCAGATTTATTGATCTCTCACCGTGGCCTTCGCTGCTCGTGTTCCCCCTGTTGGGATTGGTACTGTTCCTCGGTATCAATATCACGGCCGGGTACGTACCGACTCAGCCGGCACAGCCCTACCTAAAGCGTGCGAAGAGGTTCCTGTCCTAG